A DNA window from uncultured Fibrobacter sp. contains the following coding sequences:
- a CDS encoding type IV toxin-antitoxin system AbiEi family antitoxin domain-containing protein: METMQKMRKFSNRGYFSLKQCLEHGVSRYDLKNLEDSGKIKKVNYGLYAFANVVEDEYYIPQVLSDKVVYSNETALYLTGYSDLLPEIFTVTVPKGYHSKKLWRNFLVRQTPAELLNEGVQEIQSFYSNPLKVYCIERTLCELLHSRKDFNKERYIPALQRYMASKDRKIWKLTDYARMFNVENKIRPYLEVLI, encoded by the coding sequence ATGGAAACGATGCAGAAAATGCGAAAATTTTCCAATAGGGGGTATTTCTCCCTTAAACAGTGCCTGGAGCACGGTGTTTCTAGGTACGACCTGAAGAATCTGGAGGATTCCGGAAAAATAAAGAAGGTCAACTACGGACTGTACGCATTCGCTAACGTGGTTGAAGACGAATACTACATTCCGCAAGTGTTGAGCGACAAAGTGGTGTATTCCAACGAGACCGCACTTTATTTGACCGGATACAGTGACCTTCTTCCTGAAATTTTTACGGTAACCGTCCCGAAGGGTTACCACTCAAAAAAACTGTGGCGGAACTTCTTGGTGCGTCAGACCCCTGCCGAATTGTTAAACGAAGGCGTTCAAGAAATCCAATCGTTCTACAGCAACCCCCTGAAGGTTTATTGCATCGAACGGACCTTGTGCGAACTGCTCCACAGCCGAAAAGACTTCAACAAGGAAAGATATATTCCCGCCTTGCAAAGGTACATGGCATCAAAGGATCGAAAAATCTGGAAACTGACGGATTACGCTCGAATGTTCAATGTTGAGAATAAAATTCGCCCGTATCTGGAGGTGCTGATTTGA
- a CDS encoding nucleotidyl transferase AbiEii/AbiGii toxin family protein encodes MKTRNAMQLKSFIKTRAIELNLRPQQMLHTYYMECFVNRLAHSDYVDNFILKGGYLISNLIGFQARTTMDVDTTVKNFPIDESAMTAALTHVCQVPVEDDFTFELDHLERIREEDDYQGLRAFLNVSYGEIRGTLTMDITAGDSIYPGIQQMFFKRNFDNSLIKAWSYPVENILAEKLETIITRDEFNTRPRDYYDVYMLTKLVEFDVPTLKHALLATAEHRKSTDVVTKEYAQRLNIVEQSNNVRRLWNRYSSNFNYTKGISFEAVFEATRNLLEKVMKS; translated from the coding sequence TTGAAAACTCGCAACGCGATGCAACTCAAGTCCTTTATCAAGACCCGCGCCATTGAACTGAATCTCCGTCCACAACAAATGTTACATACCTACTATATGGAATGCTTCGTCAACCGCTTAGCACATTCCGATTACGTAGACAATTTCATTCTCAAAGGCGGATACCTGATTTCCAATTTAATCGGTTTTCAGGCAAGGACAACGATGGATGTGGATACGACCGTCAAGAACTTTCCTATCGACGAATCCGCGATGACTGCGGCACTCACGCATGTTTGTCAAGTTCCTGTCGAGGACGATTTCACTTTTGAATTAGACCATCTGGAACGTATTCGCGAAGAAGACGATTACCAAGGCCTCCGTGCATTTTTGAATGTAAGCTATGGTGAAATACGTGGTACACTGACAATGGATATTACTGCGGGAGACAGCATCTATCCCGGTATCCAGCAAATGTTTTTCAAAAGAAATTTCGACAATTCGCTCATCAAAGCCTGGTCGTACCCAGTCGAAAACATTCTCGCCGAAAAACTGGAGACAATCATCACAAGGGACGAATTCAACACGCGCCCCCGTGACTACTACGATGTATATATGCTCACGAAACTCGTTGAGTTTGATGTCCCGACCTTAAAGCACGCCCTGCTTGCGACCGCAGAACATCGCAAGTCCACAGATGTGGTGACAAAGGAATATGCCCAGCGATTGAATATTGTCGAACAGAGCAATAATGTTCGACGACTGTGGAATAGGTATAGTTCAAACTTTAACTATACCAAAGGAATTTCTTTTGAAGCCGTTTTTGAAGCCACCCGCAATTTGCTAGAAAAAGTGATGAAATCGTAG
- a CDS encoding trypsin-like peptidase domain-containing protein: MINAYKNINVFPSYATENELDRSKALHTCQIFQIDNCWAKSVASGTFINLLIDGFRRCLLTAAHVVQSSNLAIESSLSREEHPEYNSLNAYSKLVSEEHDWALFSLVDFHADDILKLGKQFCNCVGKLSTPYTFCGFPSSKNKSTSSLVKCRPYSHTDDEISEDDYKLLKIDPYERIAIRFHKQRVVNAKTQEPFVFPEPQGMSGGPIFDKNGNLAGIVTNYEQKHNVLYGTRIETIIRDLVEEKCVLK; the protein is encoded by the coding sequence ATGATAAATGCTTACAAGAATATCAATGTATTCCCGTCATACGCTACAGAAAATGAACTTGACAGAAGTAAAGCTCTACATACTTGTCAAATATTCCAAATTGATAATTGCTGGGCAAAATCTGTCGCTTCGGGAACTTTTATTAATCTTTTAATAGATGGTTTTAGGCGATGTTTACTGACAGCTGCTCATGTAGTGCAATCCTCAAATTTGGCTATTGAATCTTCCTTGTCCCGAGAAGAGCATCCAGAATATAATTCCTTAAATGCATACTCGAAATTAGTTTCTGAAGAACACGATTGGGCTTTATTTTCGCTTGTCGATTTTCATGCTGATGATATTTTAAAATTAGGCAAACAATTTTGTAATTGCGTTGGAAAGTTATCTACACCTTATACATTTTGCGGATTCCCGTCTTCAAAAAATAAATCGACTTCTAGTTTAGTTAAATGTCGTCCTTATAGTCATACGGATGATGAAATTTCTGAAGATGATTACAAATTGCTAAAAATAGACCCATATGAGCGCATTGCAATAAGATTTCACAAACAAAGGGTGGTGAATGCAAAAACGCAAGAACCATTTGTTTTCCCGGAACCTCAAGGTATGAGTGGAGGTCCTATTTTTGATAAAAATGGGAATTTAGCTGGAATCGTCACAAATTACGAACAGAAACATAATGTCCTATATGGAACAAGGATTGAAACGATTATAAGAGATCTTGTTGAAGAAAAATGTGTCCTAAAATAG
- a CDS encoding GIY-YIG nuclease family protein, whose amino-acid sequence MPHFVYMLRCAGNRIYTGYAVDVEARFEQHKSGRGAKFTKAFPPECILRKFELVSHEEALRLEARIKKLPRPQKELLAAGDETLTAELLAGLGETLEESRARKRRENRAQKKNSATSK is encoded by the coding sequence ATGCCTCATTTCGTCTACATGCTCCGTTGTGCGGGAAACCGTATCTATACGGGGTATGCGGTCGATGTCGAAGCACGTTTTGAACAACATAAATCTGGCAGGGGAGCGAAGTTTACCAAGGCTTTCCCGCCGGAGTGCATCCTGCGAAAATTTGAACTCGTCTCCCACGAAGAAGCGCTCCGCCTAGAAGCCCGCATTAAGAAACTGCCCCGCCCGCAAAAGGAACTGCTCGCCGCTGGCGACGAAACCCTGACTGCGGAACTGCTCGCAGGCCTTGGCGAAACCCTTGAAGAATCCCGCGCCCGCAAGCGCCGCGAAAACCGGGCGCAAAAGAAGAACTCTGCTACTTCCAAATGA
- the nhaA gene encoding Na+/H+ antiporter NhaA produces MSAKVTSSDKIEDLFPETSIRKIITPVERLMKVETTGGIVLIIMTIAALLWANLAPESYHHFWHLPFAMTIGSWVGSADLHWFINDAMMTIFFFNIGLEVKGEMTYGELRNPKAASLPIIAAAGGMLFPALIYLTLCPHGADSAAHGWGIPTATDIAFVVGCMAILGKKVPHALRVMILTLAIADDIGAILVIAIGYPSGDGINFLALGAGFALLVLINVLFRIGVRNLLLHGVIGIAVWAFFVKSGVHPTIAGVLLGLSVPAKPVLAKGKLAQFAGSVGGKLSGETKDRNEQYEVFTLLKQGARESISMQERLFKPLVPWVNFFIMPLFALSNAGVEIKLGGVEVPVMGAVALALIFGKPIGIFLFSLLAVKIGVSVKPSYSWKVLWGGGMLAGIGFTMALFVASLAFDVGDRQDSAKLGILLGSFCAAILGTIYMSLVSKAHHESETDAK; encoded by the coding sequence ATGTCCGCAAAAGTTACGAGTAGCGACAAAATAGAAGATTTGTTCCCGGAAACGTCCATCCGTAAGATTATTACGCCGGTGGAACGCTTGATGAAGGTGGAGACGACTGGCGGTATCGTCCTGATCATCATGACGATTGCGGCCCTCCTGTGGGCGAACCTTGCACCTGAAAGTTACCATCATTTTTGGCATTTGCCCTTCGCGATGACGATTGGGAGCTGGGTGGGGTCTGCGGACCTGCACTGGTTCATCAACGACGCGATGATGACGATTTTCTTCTTCAATATCGGGCTCGAAGTCAAGGGCGAGATGACCTACGGCGAACTCAGGAACCCGAAGGCGGCGAGTCTGCCGATTATTGCCGCGGCGGGCGGTATGCTTTTCCCCGCGCTGATTTACTTGACCTTGTGTCCGCATGGAGCGGATAGTGCCGCGCATGGCTGGGGTATCCCGACGGCGACCGATATTGCGTTTGTGGTGGGCTGCATGGCGATTCTCGGAAAGAAGGTGCCGCATGCGCTCCGCGTAATGATCTTGACATTGGCGATTGCCGACGATATCGGTGCGATTCTGGTGATTGCGATTGGCTACCCGAGTGGAGATGGAATCAACTTCCTTGCGCTGGGAGCTGGATTTGCTCTGCTCGTGTTGATCAATGTGCTGTTCCGTATAGGCGTGAGGAACCTCCTGCTGCATGGAGTGATCGGCATTGCCGTGTGGGCGTTCTTCGTGAAGAGTGGCGTGCATCCGACCATTGCGGGCGTGCTGCTCGGACTCTCGGTGCCGGCAAAGCCCGTGCTTGCGAAGGGAAAGCTTGCACAGTTTGCGGGGAGCGTTGGCGGAAAGCTTTCGGGCGAAACGAAGGACCGCAACGAACAGTACGAGGTGTTTACGTTGTTGAAGCAGGGTGCCCGCGAAAGTATCTCGATGCAGGAGCGCCTGTTCAAGCCGCTCGTGCCGTGGGTGAACTTCTTCATTATGCCGCTGTTCGCGCTCAGCAACGCCGGTGTCGAAATCAAGCTCGGTGGCGTGGAAGTGCCTGTGATGGGTGCGGTGGCGCTCGCCCTGATTTTCGGTAAGCCGATAGGTATTTTCCTGTTTAGCCTCTTGGCCGTGAAGATTGGCGTGTCGGTGAAGCCGAGCTACAGCTGGAAGGTTCTTTGGGGCGGCGGCATGCTCGCCGGTATCGGCTTCACGATGGCGCTCTTTGTGGCAAGCCTCGCCTTTGACGTTGGCGACCGTCAGGATTCTGCAAAGCTCGGCATTCTGCTCGGGAGCTTCTGTGCCGCAATCCTCGGTACGATCTATATGAGCCTCGTGTCGAAGGCGCATCACGAGTCAGAAACAGACGCAAAATAG
- a CDS encoding PHB depolymerase family esterase, translated as MVDGKKCTFMMTVPEAYKTQTEPEGVFSLYPDGTSMKEPKSIQVMNMPGRNVGPCCSDDNDVDFSREMIAAVEETACIDKKRVYATGFSMGGSMAHQVACSMSDVFAAVATAGMDLNKTNSAKCEPESPVSVIMFRGTGDPVCRYQGGDSGYNDGLNFLGAEGSFRFWAEKDGCTGEPTTNSDGCEEYSNCKDGTKVVLCINKGTPNKEGETNGHSQGDATIGWPFLKQFTLP; from the coding sequence ATGGTAGACGGCAAAAAGTGCACATTCATGATGACCGTGCCTGAGGCCTACAAGACGCAGACTGAGCCCGAAGGAGTATTTTCACTGTACCCCGATGGTACGTCCATGAAAGAACCTAAATCTATACAGGTAATGAACATGCCCGGCAGGAATGTAGGTCCCTGTTGTTCAGACGACAATGATGTGGACTTTTCCCGCGAAATGATCGCCGCTGTCGAAGAAACGGCCTGCATCGACAAGAAGCGCGTGTATGCAACGGGTTTCTCGATGGGCGGCAGTATGGCCCACCAGGTAGCCTGTTCCATGTCGGATGTCTTTGCCGCCGTTGCTACAGCAGGCATGGACTTGAACAAGACGAATAGTGCCAAATGCGAACCGGAAAGTCCCGTTTCTGTCATCATGTTCCGTGGCACGGGCGACCCCGTCTGCCGTTATCAGGGCGGCGACAGCGGTTACAACGACGGTTTGAACTTCCTCGGCGCCGAAGGGAGCTTCAGATTCTGGGCAGAAAAAGACGGCTGCACCGGCGAGCCGACAACAAATTCCGACGGTTGCGAAGAATACTCCAACTGCAAGGATGGCACGAAAGTGGTTCTCTGCATCAACAAGGGCACTCCAAACAAAGAGGGCGAAACCAATGGCCACAGTCAGGGCGATGCCACCATCGGCTGGCCATTCCTGAAGCAGTTCACGCTGCCTTAA
- a CDS encoding DUF58 domain-containing protein gives MLDKEVLKTVSRIELSVRGTLDTVMTGAYHSSFKGNGMEFSEVREYMPGDDVRTIDWNVTARTGTPYVKKFIEEREMTMLLMVDASSSSEFGSGKQMKGEVMATLTALLAFAAIKNNDKVGLLIYTDQVELFIPPEKGRKHVLRLIREILYFKPQHHGTNTQVALEYAGKILNRRAVVVVMSDFLDEGFENAFKILRKRHDVLAVSVVDPREMELPPAGLVELEDPETGETLLIDTGDAAFREAFAREAKRQGKATKELFQRMSIDFVRIETHDDFKETVAPLIEHFRRRAKKNRS, from the coding sequence ATGCTAGATAAAGAAGTTTTAAAGACCGTGAGCCGCATCGAGCTCAGCGTCCGCGGCACGCTCGATACCGTGATGACAGGCGCTTACCATAGTTCCTTCAAGGGGAATGGTATGGAGTTCAGCGAGGTCCGCGAGTACATGCCGGGCGACGACGTTCGTACCATCGACTGGAACGTGACCGCGCGTACGGGCACGCCGTATGTGAAGAAGTTTATCGAAGAACGCGAAATGACCATGCTCCTTATGGTTGACGCGTCGAGCAGCTCCGAATTCGGTTCCGGCAAGCAGATGAAGGGCGAAGTCATGGCGACCTTGACCGCCCTGCTCGCTTTTGCCGCCATCAAGAACAACGACAAGGTCGGCCTGCTGATTTACACTGACCAGGTGGAACTCTTCATTCCGCCGGAGAAGGGGCGCAAGCACGTGCTGCGGCTCATCCGCGAGATCCTTTACTTCAAGCCGCAGCACCACGGCACGAACACTCAAGTGGCCCTTGAGTATGCAGGCAAAATCCTGAACCGTCGTGCCGTCGTCGTGGTGATGAGCGACTTCCTCGACGAAGGTTTCGAAAACGCCTTCAAGATTCTCCGTAAGCGCCACGACGTGCTTGCGGTTTCCGTCGTCGACCCCCGCGAAATGGAACTCCCGCCCGCAGGCCTCGTAGAACTCGAGGATCCAGAAACTGGCGAAACGCTCCTGATCGACACCGGCGACGCCGCCTTCCGCGAAGCATTCGCCCGCGAGGCAAAGCGCCAAGGCAAGGCGACCAAGGAACTGTTCCAGCGAATGTCCATCGACTTCGTGCGCATTGAAACTCACGACGACTTCAAGGAAACGGTGGCACCGCTCATCGAGCACTTCCGCCGCCGCGCCAAGAAGAACCGTTCGTAA
- a CDS encoding AAA family ATPase, translated as MQTTPYFKKVYQSLKKSDRRSGTRSNKLDFADLKILEYWVRIVRDSPESLNKEIAIRLVNEPYRSAIVEGFIETLGGYIKPKRPAAKKKKQPVEFNNDRGCDAIDEDVFDEIFDEDGSFEDPDEVVMDTEYCDSRFLRQICRYRKEIKLGARDQVTGNLLKTIADVEPSSMAPFLYKRVQNVICENFEKYALKMLSRGISENDRVYKRVQKVKETYRLNDDETEMLVYMWLHNREDMQIDSDGEFFGRRRRHFGPPNITQSMLRELARATGLDQDYVSSLLGKNGTLRMLNLCDDELDIPPEVQSYLNGYGDSTGLKAFRLAEPGTVPFAQLQGGNLDAALALDMIRNHDYKHPLNILFYGVEGSGKTELAKAIAKEAGLPLWEVSIDADNAEQGRRMESRSQSLMYYRVRAAMLANWQCEQQPGIIMIDEADLVLNGFEKGSLNHFFETLRTPVIWITNSLHFTEGSTRRRFDFSIAFKGLSKDERLSMLDSVLKAQSAETMLTPEEKLKLVVEYPAMAGGFTLATQRTRDLLACGATTQAYPTMARILKAHTQLLGIKNGTLRDVECHAPSYSLGGLNIEGSVDEIMEVVQAYDKVWKGLDENSAPNSLNILLYGPPGTGKTEFVRHIARTLGRNLVVRKASDLLGMFVGQTEAQIAAAFEEAERTKSILFFDEADSFLRDRSGAMQGHEVSKVNEILTRMESFKGIFIAATNFDSSLDAASRRRFALKLGFGYLKPEGVRHMWDVFFPTLSCPDTVANLPMLTPGDFNAVNGRLRFLPESVRTASRIEAELRKELSAKDAHAGRTMGF; from the coding sequence ATGCAGACTACCCCCTATTTCAAAAAAGTTTATCAGAGCCTGAAAAAGTCGGACAGGCGCTCTGGTACAAGATCGAACAAGCTGGATTTTGCGGACCTCAAGATCCTGGAGTACTGGGTGCGCATTGTCCGCGACAGCCCTGAAAGCCTGAACAAGGAAATCGCTATCCGCTTGGTGAACGAGCCTTACCGTAGTGCCATCGTGGAAGGGTTTATCGAGACCCTTGGCGGTTATATCAAGCCGAAACGCCCGGCGGCGAAAAAGAAAAAGCAACCGGTCGAGTTCAACAATGACCGGGGTTGCGATGCAATCGATGAAGATGTTTTCGACGAAATCTTCGATGAAGATGGCTCGTTTGAAGACCCGGACGAAGTCGTGATGGACACGGAATATTGCGATAGCCGCTTTCTAAGGCAGATTTGCCGCTACCGTAAGGAAATCAAGCTAGGCGCTCGCGACCAGGTGACCGGAAATCTGCTCAAGACGATAGCCGATGTCGAGCCGTCTTCGATGGCGCCGTTCCTATACAAGCGCGTACAGAATGTTATCTGCGAGAACTTCGAAAAGTATGCGCTGAAGATGCTCTCTCGAGGGATCTCGGAAAACGACCGAGTCTACAAGCGTGTGCAGAAGGTCAAGGAAACCTATCGCCTGAATGATGACGAGACCGAAATGCTCGTGTATATGTGGCTGCACAATCGCGAGGATATGCAGATTGATTCGGATGGGGAGTTCTTTGGCCGCCGCCGTCGCCATTTCGGCCCGCCGAATATTACGCAGAGCATGCTCCGCGAACTTGCCCGTGCGACTGGCCTCGACCAGGACTACGTTTCGAGTCTGTTGGGCAAGAACGGTACGCTCCGTATGCTGAACCTGTGTGACGACGAACTCGACATTCCCCCGGAAGTACAGTCCTACCTAAACGGCTATGGCGACAGTACGGGGCTCAAGGCGTTCCGTCTTGCCGAACCGGGAACGGTTCCGTTTGCGCAGCTGCAGGGCGGAAATCTCGATGCGGCGCTTGCTCTCGACATGATCCGGAATCACGATTACAAGCATCCGCTGAACATCCTGTTTTACGGGGTCGAGGGTTCCGGCAAGACCGAACTTGCGAAGGCGATTGCGAAGGAAGCCGGGCTTCCGCTGTGGGAAGTGAGTATCGATGCCGACAATGCGGAACAGGGACGCCGCATGGAATCGCGCTCGCAGAGCCTGATGTATTACCGCGTTCGTGCGGCGATGCTTGCCAACTGGCAGTGCGAACAGCAGCCTGGCATCATCATGATCGACGAGGCGGACCTGGTGCTGAACGGCTTCGAGAAGGGGAGCCTGAACCATTTCTTCGAAACGCTGCGTACGCCCGTCATCTGGATTACCAACTCCCTGCACTTTACGGAAGGGAGCACCCGCCGCCGCTTCGATTTCTCGATTGCGTTCAAGGGGCTTTCCAAGGATGAACGTCTGAGTATGCTCGACTCCGTACTTAAGGCGCAGTCTGCCGAAACGATGCTTACGCCCGAAGAAAAGCTGAAGCTCGTGGTGGAATACCCTGCGATGGCCGGCGGATTTACGCTGGCGACGCAGCGTACGCGTGACCTGCTTGCCTGCGGTGCCACGACCCAGGCGTACCCGACCATGGCGCGTATCCTGAAAGCGCATACGCAACTTCTCGGAATCAAGAACGGCACGCTTCGCGATGTGGAATGTCACGCTCCGTCGTACTCGCTGGGCGGCCTCAATATCGAGGGCTCTGTCGACGAAATCATGGAGGTCGTGCAGGCTTACGATAAGGTGTGGAAGGGACTTGACGAGAATTCGGCCCCGAACTCGCTGAACATTCTGCTTTACGGTCCTCCGGGAACCGGCAAGACGGAATTCGTGCGCCACATCGCGCGCACCTTGGGCCGCAACCTTGTGGTGCGCAAGGCGAGCGATCTTCTGGGAATGTTCGTGGGCCAGACGGAAGCGCAGATTGCCGCCGCATTTGAAGAGGCGGAACGCACCAAGTCGATTCTGTTCTTCGACGAAGCCGACAGTTTCCTGCGTGACCGCTCCGGTGCTATGCAGGGCCACGAAGTTTCGAAGGTGAACGAAATCCTCACCCGCATGGAAAGCTTCAAGGGAATCTTTATCGCGGCGACGAACTTCGACAGTTCCCTGGATGCGGCGAGCCGCCGTCGTTTCGCGCTGAAGCTCGGGTTCGGCTACCTGAAACCTGAAGGAGTCCGTCACATGTGGGATGTGTTCTTCCCGACGCTCTCCTGTCCGGATACCGTCGCGAACCTCCCGATGCTTACGCCGGGCGATTTCAACGCGGTGAATGGCCGCCTGCGTTTCCTGCCCGAAAGTGTGCGCACCGCAAGCCGCATCGAGGCGGAACTCCGCAAGGAGCTGAGCGCCAAGGATGCCCATGCTGGCCGTACCATGGGCTTTTAA
- a CDS encoding tetratricopeptide repeat protein, which translates to MRFLLICVCLLSAALWARPINDGNKLFKNGDYAGALEKYMKAREAEPGNPLLFYNIGTCQYRLGNYEEAKKELESAVRMPDKKMAAKAAYNLANTHFRMGEKAAEGSERIAAWRESVAYLKKAIDLDNNFENAKKNVEIVQRKLKEELDKQKQNQDQNQNNNDQKQPPLSEKAKEVLARAMQLSKDGKYAEAKEMLENLIAEDETAGQLSGHVQRIDDVIEIKAGRKPKAKIDASNTDNDLEVI; encoded by the coding sequence ATGCGTTTTTTATTGATTTGTGTATGTTTGCTGTCGGCGGCCCTGTGGGCGCGGCCTATCAACGACGGCAATAAGCTGTTCAAGAACGGCGATTATGCCGGAGCGCTCGAAAAGTACATGAAGGCCCGTGAAGCCGAACCCGGAAATCCGCTCCTGTTCTACAATATCGGAACGTGCCAGTACAGGCTCGGTAATTACGAAGAAGCCAAGAAGGAACTTGAAAGCGCCGTGCGCATGCCGGATAAAAAGATGGCGGCGAAGGCTGCCTACAACCTGGCGAATACACATTTCCGTATGGGCGAAAAGGCTGCCGAAGGGAGCGAACGCATTGCGGCGTGGCGCGAATCGGTGGCGTACCTGAAAAAGGCGATTGACCTCGACAATAATTTCGAAAATGCGAAAAAGAACGTAGAAATCGTGCAGCGCAAGCTGAAGGAAGAACTGGATAAGCAAAAGCAGAACCAGGACCAGAATCAAAACAACAACGACCAGAAGCAACCGCCCCTGAGCGAGAAGGCGAAGGAAGTCCTTGCACGTGCCATGCAACTCAGCAAGGACGGCAAGTACGCCGAAGCGAAGGAAATGCTTGAAAACTTGATTGCCGAAGACGAAACTGCGGGTCAGCTCAGCGGTCACGTGCAGCGCATTGACGACGTCATCGAAATCAAGGCGGGCCGTAAGCCCAAGGCGAAGATTGACGCAAGCAACACCGACAACGACCTGGAGGTAATCTAA
- a CDS encoding glycosyltransferase family 39 protein, which yields MKRVLSIFKLPELYCAVLLAACIVAGLAMRVTIHDVVLTRNGSSEEVLFPIAKKLNRGEFFQVELNIRNPFNISYDLRVVPDDCAESMVVNGENLDLSGKRDRCNFSKGFILKNSELAPHRVGKQTHFTFGLKNNGGDAGLNLFIYQESPVAVAANVGAIVFFALLCMLVARRLRLRGGLLFIFFVGIVLRTFFFANIPYTMFSNDVDGHVAYVQHIIEKHEIPPADACWSCYHPGFYYLSAAPAFVLGEWAGIPGTSGLQVFSLLLSVVTLFLGILFLRGFLKGPALGISSLLWVFWPLMILVAPRVGNDQMFYLLHILCLWGGINYWNKGNGKYLMVAIVASALAMWTKTTAAVTVGTTFLFAFFGYVRNARLLHPTKSEWIAWGMFVALIVGILLQKILGQSDLVGNVSGLNSGLLVGNEAYNYIYFDLKNFISQPFTSAWNDDWGRQYFWNYTLKSAMFGEFEILRTATGRTCATIMSVTLLGLLGYAARGFWKTKLQSIHWILLLQGAAFLAAMMFLRIKHPYSCSNDFRFIAPIILCFVPFVAWGILDKDSSAKWRVLGYAIVAGFVLSTVILYILAM from the coding sequence ATGAAGCGTGTTTTAAGTATTTTCAAGCTTCCTGAACTCTACTGCGCTGTCCTGCTTGCCGCCTGCATCGTGGCAGGCCTTGCGATGCGTGTCACGATACACGATGTCGTGCTGACTCGGAACGGTAGTTCCGAGGAGGTGCTTTTCCCGATCGCCAAAAAGTTGAACAGGGGAGAGTTCTTCCAGGTAGAGTTGAATATCCGCAATCCGTTTAACATCTCCTATGACCTGCGTGTCGTTCCGGATGACTGCGCGGAAAGCATGGTCGTAAACGGTGAAAACCTGGACTTGTCGGGTAAGCGCGACCGTTGTAATTTCTCGAAGGGATTTATCCTGAAAAATAGCGAGCTTGCCCCTCATCGGGTGGGGAAGCAGACTCACTTTACGTTCGGCTTAAAGAACAACGGTGGCGATGCGGGGTTGAACCTGTTTATTTACCAGGAATCCCCCGTTGCGGTTGCGGCCAATGTGGGGGCGATCGTTTTCTTCGCCCTGCTTTGCATGCTTGTGGCCCGAAGGCTCCGTTTGCGTGGCGGCCTCCTGTTCATTTTCTTTGTAGGAATTGTTCTCAGGACTTTCTTTTTTGCGAATATCCCCTATACGATGTTTTCTAACGACGTAGACGGGCATGTCGCCTATGTGCAGCATATTATTGAAAAGCATGAAATTCCGCCTGCTGATGCATGCTGGTCCTGCTACCATCCGGGGTTCTACTATTTGTCCGCCGCTCCTGCTTTCGTGCTTGGGGAATGGGCCGGAATTCCGGGAACGTCGGGCTTGCAGGTGTTTAGCCTGCTCCTGTCCGTGGTGACGCTCTTCCTTGGAATCCTATTCCTCAGGGGTTTTCTGAAGGGGCCTGCTCTAGGGATTTCCTCGCTTTTGTGGGTGTTTTGGCCACTGATGATTCTTGTCGCGCCGCGAGTCGGTAACGACCAGATGTTCTACCTGCTGCATATCCTTTGCCTGTGGGGTGGCATCAACTACTGGAACAAGGGAAACGGCAAGTATCTGATGGTTGCCATTGTCGCGTCGGCGCTTGCCATGTGGACGAAGACGACTGCCGCGGTGACGGTGGGAACGACATTCCTGTTCGCCTTTTTCGGGTATGTTCGCAATGCCCGCCTGTTGCACCCCACCAAGTCCGAATGGATTGCCTGGGGAATGTTCGTTGCCCTGATTGTTGGAATCTTGCTCCAGAAAATTCTGGGCCAGTCGGACCTCGTGGGTAACGTGAGCGGATTGAATTCAGGCCTTTTGGTAGGAAACGAAGCCTACAACTACATCTATTTTGACCTGAAGAATTTCATTTCGCAGCCTTTCACGAGTGCCTGGAATGATGACTGGGGACGTCAGTATTTTTGGAATTATACTCTCAAGTCCGCCATGTTCGGCGAATTTGAGATATTGCGTACGGCAACTGGGCGGACTTGCGCCACGATAATGAGCGTGACACTGCTAGGGCTTCTGGGCTATGCGGCGCGCGGATTCTGGAAGACGAAGCTGCAGTCGATTCACTGGATTCTTCTTTTGCAAGGGGCGGCTTTCTTGGCGGCCATGATGTTCCTGCGCATAAAGCACCCCTATTCCTGCAGCAACGATTTTAGGTTTATAGCCCCGATTATCCTGTGCTTTGTTCCGTTTGTTGCCTGGGGTATCCTGGATAAAGACAGTTCGGCCAAGTGGAGGGTTCTCGGGTACGCCATTGTTGCGGGATTTGTCTTGAGTACGGTGATTTTGTATATTCTTGCTATGTAA